A region of the Callithrix jacchus isolate 240 chromosome 5, calJac240_pri, whole genome shotgun sequence genome:
TCTGATTAAGGACTAAACCATGTTGGAGATGAGATACATTCTAGGACTTATGGTTCTTATGCAGCTTTTTCAGACCACTGACATTGCCATTACAATATTATCTCATCAGGCCATACAATTAGCAATGATCTAAGGTATGGGGCAATGTGTAATCTTtgaagtagttttctttttggcaAATATAAAATGTTGTGAGAAGACAGTAAAACTTCTGGATGATAAATGCCATCCATCTACTGGTaaacattgtgtgtgtatatgtgtgttactGCATAACTCATCacacaataaaacaataaatattatgtTCATGGATTCTGCAattcaaaaatttcaaaacagcACAATGATGATTTTGTATTTCTGCTTTGTGATACCTGGGGTCTCAATTAGAATCTTCAAATACTGCAGGTGACTTGATGGCTAGGAGCTTGAATCATCTGAAGACATTTATTCATGTGTCTTGAGGCTAATACTGGTGGTTGGTTCTCTTCTGGGGTTATTGCTTGAGCACGTACGTAGGTAAGCTCATGCATGGGTCTCTGCTTAGGCTTTCTCACATCATGTTGGTGTGTTCCAAGAACAGGTGCTCAAAGAGAATCAGATAGAAGATGCATCACATTTTAGAAATTAGCATTGGCCTCAGTTAAGTCAAAGTCACAAGCCACTGACATAGAATCCCCCCTCTAAATGAGAGGAGTGTCCAATCTACATTCTAGGAGTATGTGAGATGGGATTATTTTGCAGTGCTCTTTGG
Encoded here:
- the LOC128932018 gene encoding uncharacterized protein LOC128932018; amino-acid sequence: MSPLEACQLYDLGRVCGLFLAESGRRNRMGKEILTRMSAEFWMAAERGEAPVLGTHQHDVRKPKQRPMHELTYVRAQAITPEENQPPVLASRHMNKCLQMIQAPSHQVTCSI